DNA from Paraburkholderia sp. ZP32-5:
TGAAGATGCCGGCCAGCACCGAAAACACGGTCAGCGCGCCGAGCGTCGGGGTACGCAGGATGTACGAGAACATCGGATACGCGGTCGCGAAAATAACCGCGGCCGACCACATCAGAAAACGCCGATGTCCCCAGCGGTCCGACAATCGGCCCACCACCGGCGACAGCACCATGAACACGGTGCCGCCGACCGTCACCGACAGAAACGCGAGCTTCTGCGGCTGATGCAGTTCGGTCACCACATAGGTCGGCATGTAATGCATGTACACGTACGTGCAGGTCGTCCACAGCGCGACCAGCGCGAAGCTCGCGAAGGTCTGCAGCGGGAATTCCTTCCACACCTCGATGAACGGCGAAGCGGAGCGCGCATCGGCTTGCGGCGCGCGCGGGCTTTCGTCGATACGGCTGCGAATATAGAAGCCGACCGGACCGATGATCACGCCGAACAGGAACGGGATGCGCCAGCCCCATGCATAGAGCTGATCGTGCGTCAGGAAAATCGTCAGGATCGCGCCGATCAGCGTGCCGAGCACGATGTTGAACGCGATGCTCGACTGGATCCAGCTCGTATAGAACGCGCGCTCGCCGGGCGGCGCATATTCGACCAGAAACGCGCTCGCGCTGCCCATCTCGCCGCCGGCCGAAAAGCCCTGCAAAAGCCGCGCGAAAATCAGCATCAGCGGACCGAACCAGCCGGCCACGCGATACGGCGGCGCGAGTCCGATCAGCGCGGTGCCGAACGCCATCATCAGCACCGACATCGACAGCGCCGGCTTGCGGCCCACCTTGTCCGCGTAGACGCCGAACATGATCGCGCCGAGCGGACGCATGATGAACGCCGCGCCATAGACGCCGACCGTCAGCAGCAGCGAACTGAGCGGGTTGCCGGTCGGAAAGAACTGCGTCGACAGGATCACCGCGAAGGCCGTGTAGACCGTGAAATCGAACCATTCGAGACCGTTGCCGATCGTCGTCGCGATGATCGCGCGGCGCCGCTGCACGGCACTCGGTTCGACGGCGTTCGGCAGCGGCTGCGCGACGGATAGCGCGGGCATGAGCACTCCTTGCTGGGATGAAAGAAAA
Protein-coding regions in this window:
- a CDS encoding MFS transporter; translated protein: MPALSVAQPLPNAVEPSAVQRRRAIIATTIGNGLEWFDFTVYTAFAVILSTQFFPTGNPLSSLLLTVGVYGAAFIMRPLGAIMFGVYADKVGRKPALSMSVLMMAFGTALIGLAPPYRVAGWFGPLMLIFARLLQGFSAGGEMGSASAFLVEYAPPGERAFYTSWIQSSIAFNIVLGTLIGAILTIFLTHDQLYAWGWRIPFLFGVIIGPVGFYIRSRIDESPRAPQADARSASPFIEVWKEFPLQTFASFALVALWTTCTYVYMHYMPTYVVTELHQPQKLAFLSVTVGGTVFMVLSPVVGRLSDRWGHRRFLMWSAAVIFATAYPMFSYILRTPTLGALTVFSVLAGIFSACYTGPLLAALAELFPSRVLSTGISVSYNLSVTVFGGFAAFFITLMISFTHSSLSPAFYMMLAAALSFVGSFAVKT